In Electrophorus electricus isolate fEleEle1 chromosome 1, fEleEle1.pri, whole genome shotgun sequence, a single window of DNA contains:
- the sdhaf2 gene encoding succinate dehydrogenase assembly factor 2, mitochondrial, giving the protein MLSFTVSRTLFCAARRTSLRPTVAALAATRGYRGNAQEPNLIEVPLPPWQEKKGESLDIKRKRLLYESRKRGMLENCILLSLFAKRYLESMNETQLRQYDRLINEPSNDWDIYYWATEAKPTPEVFQGEVMDMLKEFTKNRDKEQRLDAPNLEYLDKSCH; this is encoded by the exons ATGCTGTCTTTCACAGTTTCAAGGACA CTCTTTTGTGCTGCTCGCCGGACTTCCCTGCGACCGACTGTTGCAGCATTAGCGGCGACCCGAGGGTACCGTGGCAATGCCCAAGAACCAAATCTGATAGAGGTACCCCTGCCTCCATGGCAAGAGAAGAAGGGCGAGTCGCTGGACATCAAAAGGAAGCGTCTGCTGTATGAGAGTCGTAAGAGAGGCATGTTGGAGAACTGCATCCTTCTGAG CCTTTTTGCCAAACGGTACCTGGAGAGCATGAATGAAACGCAGTTACGTCAGTACGACAGACTTATTAATGAGCCAAGCAACGACTGGGACATCTACTACTGGGCTACAG AGGCAAAGCCAACACCAGAAGTCTTCCAGGGAGAAGTAATGGACATGCTCAAGGAGTTTACCAAGAACAGGGACAAGGAGCAGAGACTGGACGCGCCAAATTTGGAGTACCTTGACAAAAGCTGCCATTGA
- the polr2l gene encoding DNA-directed RNA polymerases I, II, and III subunit RPABC5, translating to MIIPIRCFTCGKIVGNKWEAYLGLLQAEYTEGDALDALGLKRYCCRRMLLSHVDLIEKLLNYAPLEK from the exons ATGATTATTCCGATCAGATGCTTCACATGTGGGAAAATTGTTGGGAACAAGTGGGAGGCATATTTGGGGCTTCTCCAGGCTGAATACACAGAAGG CGACGCCCTGGACGCGCTCGGTTTGAAAAGATACTGTTGTCGGAGGATGCTGCTTTCCCACGTTGATCTCATCGAGAAACTGTTGAACTACGCGCCACTGGAAAAATAG
- the LOC113569869 gene encoding cleavage and polyadenylation specificity factor subunit 7, producing MATARSDGGASEHIDIYDDLNTEEAGDFLTSEADALYDDVLTGSVSGERPSGKEHSKEVAEPAIVYTYKGCMGEKSKRLAVYVGNFSWWTSDRDLISMARTLGVKDVVEIKFAENRANGQSRGFAEMVVSTEESLRRLIEMMPQCQINGEKVDCRFATRQNLAVFEAQAKKRIPQRSNSKAESEKADGRSMMMMSPTDLQLPPFPPMYPLPPNIAKPPSLIPSFFNPPLPFPLPRLQTPPMPHLYPPPSPHIPSTHIPSPHMPNTHTPSLHINPAFFSPAQETHNSSTAYSRHREGDVPSALQSEGEFEELMNRNRTIASSAITKAMSGATTGDISMAIETLLTAIAVIRQSRVYSDDRCRALVDSLKDCLYSIESKSYGSRKRHRSREKERGREHMQSREQSRERERSHSQSWPDRGALRRRGERSISVERERARERDRHREHRDRHR from the exons ATGGCTACTGCCAGAAGCGATGGAGGGGCGTCAGAGCACATCGATATCTACGACGACCTAAACACTGAAGAG GCTGGTGACTTTCTAACAAGTGAGGCTGATGCTCTCTATGACGATGTGTTGACCGGATCTGTGAGTGGTGAGAGGCCATCAGGAAAGGAGCATTCTAAGGAGGTCGCTGAGCCAGCCATAGTCTACACATATAAAGGATGCATGGGAGAAAAATCCAAAAGACTTGCTGTTTATGTGGGCAACTTCTCCTGG TGGACCTCAGACAGAGATTTAATATCAATGGCAAGAACACTAGGGGTTAAAGATGTTGTGGAGATTAAGTTTGCTGAGAACAGAGCTAATGGTCAGTCAAGAGG CTTTGCTGAAATGGTGGTGTCTACAGAGGAGTCTTTAAGGCGGCTAATTGAGATGATGCCACAGTGTCAGATTAATGGAGAGAAAGTGGACTGTCGCTTCGCTACACGCCAAAACTTGGCTGTGTTTGAAGCTCAGGCCAAAAAGC GCATACCTCAACGCTCAAACTCCAAAGCCGAGTCAGAAAAAGCTGATGGGCGttcgatgatgatgatgtcccCTACAGATCTGCAACTGCCCCCTTTCCCCCCAATGTACCCCCTTCCCCCCAATATAGCCAAGCCCCCTTCCCTGATTCCCTCCTTTTTTAACCCTCCTCTACCTTTTCCCCTTCCTCGCCTACAGACTCCACCCATGCCACATCTTtaccccccaccctctcctcacatcCCCAGCACACACATCCCATCTCCTCAcatgcccaacacacacacaccatcgcTACATATCAACCCTGCCTTCTTCTCCCCCGCccaagaaacccacaacagCAGCACAGCCTACAGCCGACACAG GGAGGGAGATGTTCCTTCTGCGCTCCAGTCAGAAGGAGAGTTTGAAGAGCTGATGAACAGGAACAGGACCATTGCAAGCAGTGCCATCACTAAGGCCATGTCTGGAGCCACTACAG GTGATATTTCTATGGCCATTGAGACCCTCCTTACAGCCATAGCAGTGATCAGACAGTCTCGGGTATACAGTGATGACCGGTGCCGGGCACTTGTTGATTCCCTGAAAGACTGCCTCTATTCTATAGAGAGCAAGTCCTATGGATCTCG GAAGAGGCACCGGTCTCGGGAGAAAGAACGGGGCCGTGAGCAcatgcagagcagagagcagagcagggaaCGGGAACGCTCACACAGCCAGAGTTGGCCCGACAGAGGTGCGTTGCGTCGGCGTGGCGAGCGCTCGATCAGCGTGGAGCGAGAACGGGCACGCGAACGGGACCGCCATCGGGAACACCGAGACAGACATCGCTAG